From Lysinibacillus sp. SGAir0095, the proteins below share one genomic window:
- a CDS encoding alpha/beta fold hydrolase has translation MKERVTEVIQLEGFQVEFTIVGEGEPIFVLHGGHSNCNEEFGYDFLIEQGYSLITPSRPGYGKSSKEMGESISVACDFYVKLLNHLNLDKIHVLAISAGGPSGIYFASKYPHFVKTLILQSAVTKEWLTPKDIEYKVASKIFHPKAEKVTWKLISFMNNKFPSFIFKQMFPSFSSLNYKEAKEKIAEWDTEEIRKMNNRQRSGYGFLIDLQQVNDLTVDDLESVACPTLIMHSKFDGSVPLDHAYFAHESISSSELCLLDTWGHLIWLGTSSYKTNEAAVKFLNKYKIEKTHFTKVK, from the coding sequence GTGAAAGAACGAGTAACAGAAGTGATTCAACTAGAAGGATTTCAAGTGGAATTTACAATTGTAGGAGAAGGTGAACCTATATTCGTTTTGCACGGCGGTCATTCGAATTGTAATGAGGAGTTTGGCTATGACTTTTTAATTGAACAAGGTTACTCATTAATTACGCCATCTAGACCTGGTTATGGAAAATCCTCAAAAGAAATGGGTGAAAGTATATCGGTGGCTTGTGATTTCTATGTGAAATTATTAAACCACCTAAACCTAGATAAAATTCATGTTCTAGCTATTTCAGCTGGTGGACCTAGTGGTATTTATTTCGCTTCAAAATATCCTCATTTCGTTAAAACATTAATCCTGCAATCTGCTGTAACAAAGGAATGGCTTACCCCAAAGGATATTGAATACAAGGTTGCAAGTAAAATATTCCATCCTAAAGCAGAAAAAGTTACATGGAAGTTAATTTCGTTCATGAACAACAAATTTCCTTCTTTCATCTTCAAGCAAATGTTTCCCTCCTTTAGTTCTTTAAACTATAAGGAAGCAAAGGAAAAAATAGCTGAGTGGGATACAGAGGAGATTAGAAAGATGAATAATCGTCAAAGATCAGGTTACGGTTTTTTAATCGACTTGCAACAGGTGAATGACTTAACCGTAGATGATTTAGAATCGGTAGCTTGTCCAACATTAATTATGCATAGCAAATTTGATGGGTCTGTCCCTTTGGACCATGCTTATTTTGCACATGAAAGCATTTCTAGTTCAGAGCTATGCTTACTTGATACATGGGGTCACTTAATTTGGCTTGGCACCTCTTCATA
- a CDS encoding peptidase E, translating into MRQIIAMGGGGFSMEPKNLLLDQFILKQARKQSPKVCFVPTASGDQDNYIERFYKAFKTLECETSHLSLFDANFNNLEKFVLEQDIIYVGGGNTRNMLLLWKDWGLDKVLRTAYEKGIILAGLSAGSICWFEEGLTDPLNGPLHKIDCLGLLEGSNCPHYDGENKRKPAYRQSILNGEIKEGYAVDDGVALHFIDDVLTKTVSSRVEAKAYFVKKVDSKVIETEITPFYLG; encoded by the coding sequence ATGAGGCAAATTATAGCCATGGGTGGCGGTGGTTTCTCTATGGAACCAAAAAATCTTTTGCTAGATCAATTTATTTTAAAACAAGCTAGAAAACAATCACCCAAAGTATGTTTTGTCCCAACGGCCAGTGGAGATCAGGATAATTACATAGAGAGATTTTATAAAGCATTTAAGACATTGGAATGTGAAACAAGTCACTTATCATTATTTGATGCGAACTTCAATAATCTTGAAAAATTTGTGCTCGAACAAGACATTATTTATGTGGGGGGCGGCAATACAAGAAACATGCTTCTATTATGGAAGGATTGGGGTTTGGACAAAGTATTGAGAACTGCCTATGAAAAAGGAATCATACTTGCTGGTTTAAGTGCAGGTTCAATTTGTTGGTTTGAAGAAGGACTAACAGACCCATTAAATGGCCCCTTACATAAAATTGATTGTTTAGGTTTACTTGAGGGGAGCAACTGTCCTCATTATGATGGTGAAAATAAAAGAAAGCCCGCTTATCGACAATCTATCTTAAATGGTGAAATAAAAGAAGGCTATGCAGTTGATGATGGAGTAGCTTTGCATTTTATCGATGACGTTTTAACCAAAACAGTAAGTTCTAGAGTGGAAGCCAAAGCTTATTTCGTTAAAAAAGTAGATTCTAAAGTTATTGAAACAGAAATTACACCATTCTATTTAGGTTAA
- a CDS encoding copper resistance protein CopC, whose translation MKKIIFATFLFILATSTNAFAHTHLGSSSPEDGQEVTEELSEITLNFEGKIEQSSSFELSNEGQNIPIENITIEEGIMTGTMASPLENGEYLVNWSIIGADGHLMEGDYSFTVNVPDSVSSTEAANEQAEQETTQEVEQSNEQATEEATEEAESNEETSPLIPVIMIVLIAVIIGAFLLMRRKK comes from the coding sequence ATGAAGAAAATAATTTTCGCTACATTTTTATTTATATTGGCTACTTCAACAAACGCATTTGCACATACGCATTTAGGTAGCTCTTCACCAGAAGATGGGCAGGAAGTGACGGAAGAGCTTAGTGAAATTACATTAAATTTTGAAGGGAAGATTGAACAAAGCAGTTCATTTGAGTTGAGTAATGAAGGACAAAATATTCCTATTGAAAATATTACTATAGAAGAAGGAATAATGACTGGTACCATGGCAAGTCCATTGGAAAATGGAGAGTATCTTGTAAATTGGAGTATTATTGGTGCAGATGGCCACTTAATGGAAGGAGATTACTCTTTTACAGTGAATGTCCCCGATTCGGTTTCATCAACTGAAGCAGCAAATGAACAAGCAGAACAAGAAACGACTCAAGAAGTAGAACAAAGTAATGAACAAGCAACTGAGGAAGCAACTGAGGAAGCAGAAAGTAATGAAGAAACATCGCCGTTAATTCCAGTAATCATGATTGTCTTAATTGCAGTCATTATTGGAGCTTTCCTTCTTATGCGAAGAAAAAAATAG
- a CDS encoding FixH family protein produces the protein MKRMKYIFFVSVSCILLSACSLKEDVAELYKKESPMEAEIIIPDTFVNNEKEIIKAVLTQNGEKVEGADYVHFEIWKQDGTLHYYMEPAKEMGNGIYALSKDFDSNGLYYIKVHASKNGSIIMPQKQFVVGDLSKEELEYLQKDIPTNEGVHEHHH, from the coding sequence ATGAAGAGAATGAAGTATATATTTTTTGTTTCGGTGTCGTGCATACTGTTAAGTGCTTGCTCTCTCAAAGAGGATGTTGCCGAACTTTACAAAAAAGAAAGTCCCATGGAAGCGGAAATAATTATACCTGATACCTTTGTAAATAATGAGAAGGAGATTATTAAAGCGGTCCTGACTCAAAATGGAGAAAAAGTTGAAGGTGCTGATTATGTTCACTTTGAGATATGGAAACAAGATGGAACTCTCCATTATTATATGGAACCGGCAAAGGAAATGGGGAACGGTATTTATGCTTTAAGCAAGGATTTTGATAGTAACGGTCTATACTATATAAAAGTTCATGCAAGTAAGAACGGTTCCATCATTATGCCCCAAAAACAGTTTGTGGTAGGGGATTTATCTAAAGAGGAATTGGAATACTTACAAAAAGATATACCTACAAATGAAGGAGTACATGAACATCATCATTGA